In Bacillus carboniphilus, one genomic interval encodes:
- a CDS encoding sugar ABC transporter permease yields MIPVQKDLPMNETKAKKEPQSRFKKTLIEMKKNYPAYLFLLPKLVLFTLFVAIPVLWAFVISFQDYKIFGPEFIGLENYARVFKSEAFGQALKNTFVYTLVTVPFNVISALIIATLIHSLGRLSQSFFRAAFYLPTVASGVIIAMVWRWMYNYEFGLFNYVIGWFGGEKINWLGQSDTALWAIIIMQCLIPFGVGIIFYLASMGSISESLYEAATIDGANAFQKWIRITLPLLKPSTLYLVLLSTIGSFQVFTQIIMMTGGGPGYATETLVHLIYKTGFRDFEYGFAAAQSVVLFIIILIFSLIQFRVLRHDE; encoded by the coding sequence GTGATACCCGTACAAAAAGATCTTCCAATGAATGAAACGAAAGCAAAAAAAGAACCTCAATCAAGGTTTAAAAAGACCTTAATTGAGATGAAGAAAAATTACCCAGCTTATCTCTTTTTACTTCCGAAGTTGGTGTTATTTACTCTCTTTGTTGCAATTCCCGTCCTATGGGCATTTGTTATTTCATTCCAGGATTATAAAATTTTCGGACCTGAGTTTATCGGATTAGAGAACTATGCGAGAGTTTTCAAGAGTGAAGCATTTGGACAAGCTTTAAAGAATACCTTTGTTTATACTCTTGTAACCGTACCATTTAACGTTATAAGTGCACTTATTATTGCCACCTTAATTCATTCCCTCGGTCGTTTATCCCAGAGCTTTTTCCGTGCGGCCTTTTACTTACCAACTGTTGCATCTGGTGTTATTATCGCAATGGTTTGGCGCTGGATGTACAATTATGAGTTTGGATTATTCAACTACGTAATCGGCTGGTTTGGTGGAGAGAAAATAAATTGGCTAGGTCAATCAGATACTGCCCTTTGGGCGATTATCATCATGCAATGTTTAATTCCATTTGGTGTAGGGATAATCTTCTACTTAGCATCAATGGGATCCATCTCAGAGTCTTTATATGAAGCAGCTACAATTGATGGTGCCAATGCTTTTCAAAAGTGGATTCGTATTACATTACCACTATTAAAACCATCAACCTTATATCTAGTGCTATTAAGTACAATAGGTTCATTCCAAGTATTCACTCAAATTATCATGATGACTGGTGGAGGACCGGGTTATGCTACAGAAACCTTAGTCCACTTAATCTATAAAACTGGATTTAGAGACTTCGAATATGGCTTTGCAGCAGCACAGTCCGTCGTCTTATTTATTATCATTTTAATCTTTTCATTAATTCAATTCCGCGTACTGCGACATGATGAATAG
- a CDS encoding sugar ABC transporter substrate-binding protein: MMKLKLKSMSFLLVLVLSIGFLAACSGDGKENTDSGEDWTGTITIWDGPRWAQPDDEEENKFFWLEEKIAEFEEAHEGVKIELVQVPWAEMPDKLGVSIAGKAWPDVAPVDISGSAVSIEHIEQGVLEPIGEYLTEEDLKDFYPNALDAYTFNDTLYGIPNSMTVHAMLLNLDLFEEAGVTPPENGEWTWDEFVDAAEKLTFDRDGDGTTDVYGFSTYVLPGYYEAWPFFYMNGGQPLSDDLSEFTFDNPEAVEAIQALADIKLKNEAAPVSMGGADVGGTFQAWANEEQRTVAMEPWATWAITAAQTSYPTNFMVANYPTGSTGEPVTIGGVGGWTMFHQEDKGKAEVVAEFIKSISTTDEQFRMAQEYGIFPARISAAEKDPYADNPEMARAQEMSSQVVMLPRHPEWKKIDEAIQSELQLVFNGEKTAEQAMKDAEKRVNELLE; the protein is encoded by the coding sequence ATGATGAAATTAAAGCTTAAATCTATGAGCTTTCTGCTAGTGCTAGTATTAAGTATTGGTTTCCTAGCAGCATGTAGCGGAGATGGCAAAGAAAATACTGATTCAGGTGAAGACTGGACAGGAACAATCACAATCTGGGATGGTCCACGTTGGGCTCAACCAGATGATGAAGAAGAAAATAAATTCTTCTGGTTAGAAGAAAAAATTGCTGAATTTGAAGAAGCGCACGAAGGTGTAAAAATTGAATTAGTTCAAGTTCCTTGGGCTGAAATGCCAGATAAATTAGGTGTTTCTATCGCTGGTAAAGCATGGCCAGATGTTGCTCCAGTTGACATCAGTGGTAGTGCTGTAAGTATCGAGCACATCGAGCAAGGTGTACTAGAGCCTATTGGAGAATATTTAACTGAAGAAGACCTTAAGGATTTTTATCCAAATGCTTTAGATGCATATACATTTAATGACACGCTTTATGGAATTCCAAACTCTATGACAGTTCACGCTATGCTTTTAAACCTTGATTTATTTGAGGAAGCTGGTGTAACACCACCTGAAAATGGTGAGTGGACTTGGGACGAGTTCGTAGACGCTGCTGAAAAATTAACGTTTGATCGCGATGGCGATGGAACAACTGATGTTTATGGATTCTCTACGTACGTTTTACCTGGTTACTATGAAGCATGGCCATTCTTCTACATGAATGGTGGTCAACCTTTAAGTGATGATCTTTCTGAATTTACTTTTGACAACCCTGAAGCAGTTGAAGCAATTCAAGCATTGGCAGATATTAAATTGAAAAATGAAGCTGCTCCTGTATCAATGGGTGGAGCTGACGTAGGTGGAACATTCCAAGCTTGGGCGAATGAAGAGCAACGTACAGTAGCTATGGAACCATGGGCAACATGGGCAATCACTGCTGCACAAACTTCATACCCAACGAACTTTATGGTAGCAAACTACCCAACTGGTTCTACAGGTGAGCCTGTAACAATCGGTGGTGTTGGTGGTTGGACAATGTTCCATCAAGAAGACAAAGGTAAAGCAGAAGTAGTTGCAGAATTCATTAAGTCTATTTCAACAACTGACGAGCAATTCAGAATGGCTCAAGAATATGGTATCTTCCCTGCACGTATTAGTGCGGCTGAAAAAGATCCATATGCTGACAACCCAGAAATGGCACGTGCTCAAGAAATGTCTTCACAAGTTGTGATGTTACCAAGACATCCAGAATGGAAGAAAATTGACGAAGCAATCCAAAGTGAATTGCAATTAGTATTCAATGGTGAAAAGACTGCAGAGCAAGCTATGAAGGATGCAGAAAAACGAGTTAACGAATTACTAGAATAG